In Streptomyces sp. NBC_00483, a single window of DNA contains:
- a CDS encoding GlxA family transcriptional regulator produces the protein MRTRRGKSGGPTPVAVLVRDGVLPMELGLIHQLFGTARDPSTGERLYKVTTCAPRPGRIRTDADFPIYAEHGLETVAAADTVLVPASHETDETLQPGGLGGELTDSLAGVIEGSRGRVASICTGSFVLAAAGLLDGRRATTHWMSSAHFARTFPSVTVDADVLYVDEGRVLTSAGEAAGIDLCLHMIREDHGAAVAAELARRTVVPPHREGGQAQYIQRPVPAEELGPTSTSASREWALGRLAEPLSLGQLAARDAMSIRTYNRRFREETGLTPMTWLNRQRVDRARELLEQTDHTVDRVAAETGFGSGTSLRQHFQVVLGVSPGAYRATFRGR, from the coding sequence ATGCGTACGCGGCGTGGAAAGAGCGGCGGCCCGACCCCGGTGGCGGTCCTCGTGCGGGACGGTGTCCTGCCCATGGAGCTGGGCCTGATCCACCAGCTCTTCGGCACGGCCCGCGATCCGTCCACGGGGGAGCGCCTCTACAAGGTGACGACGTGTGCGCCCCGCCCCGGCCGTATCCGTACGGACGCCGACTTCCCGATCTACGCGGAGCACGGCCTGGAGACGGTCGCGGCGGCGGACACGGTACTGGTCCCGGCGTCGCACGAGACGGACGAGACGCTTCAACCAGGCGGTTTGGGTGGGGAGTTGACGGACTCACTGGCCGGTGTCATCGAGGGCTCCCGCGGCCGGGTGGCATCGATCTGCACGGGCTCGTTCGTCCTGGCGGCGGCGGGGCTCCTGGACGGTCGTCGGGCGACGACGCACTGGATGTCCTCGGCCCACTTCGCCCGTACGTTCCCGTCGGTGACGGTCGACGCGGACGTCCTCTACGTGGACGAGGGGCGGGTGTTGACCTCGGCCGGGGAGGCGGCGGGCATCGACCTGTGCCTGCACATGATCCGCGAGGACCACGGCGCGGCGGTGGCGGCGGAGTTGGCGCGCCGCACGGTGGTGCCCCCGCACCGGGAGGGCGGCCAGGCGCAGTACATCCAACGCCCGGTTCCGGCGGAGGAGTTGGGTCCGACATCGACGTCGGCCTCGCGGGAGTGGGCGCTGGGACGGCTGGCGGAGCCCCTGTCGCTGGGCCAGTTGGCGGCCCGCGACGCCATGTCGATCCGCACGTACAACCGCCGCTTCCGCGAGGAGACGGGGCTGACCCCGATGACCTGGTTGAACCGCCAACGGGTCGACAGGGCAAGGGAGTTGCTGGAACAGACGGACCACACGGTGGACCGGGTGGCGGCGGAGACGGGCTTCGGCTCCGGAACCTCGCTGCGACAGCACTTCCAGGTGGTGCTGGGGGTGTCGCCGGGGGCGTACAGGGCTACGTTCCGGGGACGATGA
- a CDS encoding GNAT family N-acetyltransferase, whose product MADWTLRAATAADVEPIAELRAVVMRPDLERLGRYDEQRVRQRFRDAYEPAHAWVIEVAGAFAGCVALRPDGAAYWLEHFFLDPELHGQGVGGAVLRELLERCDRERAPVRLNVLRGSPARHLYERHGFTVESEDPVDVFMARRPATTAPEHRPARPATTAPEHRPARPATTTTERHPTP is encoded by the coding sequence ATGGCCGACTGGACGCTGCGGGCGGCCACCGCCGCCGACGTGGAGCCGATCGCCGAGCTGCGGGCCGTCGTGATGCGGCCCGACCTCGAACGGCTCGGACGGTACGACGAGCAGCGCGTACGGCAACGGTTCCGCGACGCGTACGAGCCCGCGCACGCCTGGGTGATCGAGGTGGCCGGGGCCTTCGCCGGGTGCGTGGCGCTGCGCCCGGACGGTGCCGCGTACTGGCTGGAGCACTTCTTCCTGGACCCGGAACTGCACGGCCAAGGCGTCGGCGGCGCCGTGCTCCGCGAACTCCTGGAGCGGTGCGACCGGGAGCGCGCCCCGGTCCGCCTGAACGTGCTGCGGGGCAGCCCGGCCCGCCACCTCTACGAACGGCACGGGTTCACCGTCGAGAGCGAGGATCCGGTGGACGTGTTCATGGCACGCCGACCGGCCACCACCGCACCGGAGCACCGGCCCGCCCGACCGGCCACCACCGCACCGGAGCACCGACCCGCCCGACCGGCCACCACCACGACGGAGCGCCACCCCACCCCGTAG